One Rhododendron vialii isolate Sample 1 chromosome 2a, ASM3025357v1 genomic region harbors:
- the LOC131317137 gene encoding uncharacterized protein LOC131317137, which produces MDYFSKWAKAIPVKEVKKETVVDFIKSNIIFRYGVPRHIITDNGTLFVNKLMDKLCNKFDFMQRTSSMYNAPATGLAEAFNKTLSNLLKKVVTKSRRDWHERIEKALWAYRTTYRTPTQATPYSLVYGVEAILPLERQIPSLRIALQEGLTDEENAKLRLAELEALDEKRLEAQQQLEC; this is translated from the coding sequence ATGGACTACTTCTCAAAATGGGCCAAAGCTATTCCGGTCAAGGAAGTCAAGAAGGAAACCGTTGTTGATTTCATCAAGTCAAATATCATCTTTCGATATGGAGTGCCACGTCACATCATCACTGACAATGGAACACTCTTCGTCAATAAGCTAATGGATAAGCTTTGCAACAAGTTTGACTTCATGCAAAGAACCTCCTCAATGTATAATGCACCGGCTACTGGGCTCGCAGAAGCATTTAACAAAACATTGAGCAACCTCTTGAAGAAAGTGGTCACAAAGTCTAGGCGAGATTGGCATGAAAGGATTGAAAAAGCTctttgggcataccgaacaacgtaTAGGACCCCTACTCAAGCGACCCCATACTCTCTTGTGTACGGTGTTGAAGCTATTCTTCCACTAGAGCGACAAATTCCATCACTAAGGATAGCCCTCCAAGAAGGCTTGACTGATGAAGAAAATGCAAAACTCCGCCTTGCCGAGTTAGAAGCACTAGACGAGAAGAGATTGGAAGCGCAACAACAATTGGAATGCTAG